The following coding sequences lie in one Silene latifolia isolate original U9 population chromosome 5, ASM4854445v1, whole genome shotgun sequence genomic window:
- the LOC141656842 gene encoding putative disease resistance protein RGA3 isoform X2, with protein sequence MGGSKFTKEARLFFSTSNQLVSPFKDARKINGITGELSRVARNYAQFGSIVSSSTLNQTRILSNVSGSYMSTDMVIGRDGDRDNMVSSLLDSSPAAGVLPVASFVGIGGVGKTTLAQYVYHDKRIKTYFDLQLWVSATQDFNVKDVLRQMVTCATDEKALDCGIDQLQRRLYQTIAGKRFLLVLDGVWDDDSLRGKWIELRALLRVGAQGSKVLLTTRSKTVAKIIGTQDPLIVGDLGDDDSLLLFQYVAATEWHEPGVEAIAKEITKMCPKVPLVIRAIGSLLAGKHTVQEWRAFRNAQLANFASYGSDVIGTLKLSYGQLGTRLKLCVVYCSLFPKGFRFKKTILVRLWIAMGYVEAEYTDQNPEEMGEGYVLCLLSRGFFYCNNMDGYYKCPDSFQMHNLMHDLVLSIAGYYKMADSNTNEFDERVCHVSFNLAEDESSLKVPSSLFKIKQLKSFLLPLQWGMSSNPKQVRLFPLNDISIFRMVSLRVLRMHGLGINKLPRSLGKLIHLRYLDFSDNLFRKLPESITQLVNLYLLDLSYCENLEALPEDINKLVMLRHLNLLKCDKLSHMPKGLRSLTSLETLNYFIVGKPSNSLTLYGSNAKLAGDLADLGGLDNLKGYLRIVLVDRSKDIVSEAKAANLNRKEITVFNMIFRESNIEDEMVLENLKPSASLEIHLWLPNLVHIEIVECKECINMCSFGRLPRLQCLILERLDKVEYIEENGSSNKSDMVVLADECPSAPLFPSLEQLRLIDIPELKGWWSMTESAQDCSQNQLLKLMPAFPKLANVQMDMKVVISLAQVFLQRLSSLVTLSVVGKTKVVADQTCGPSNMPAKQRQPVVFLNSYLPWLRHLSFYDNNQMEHLPEEFRGMSSLTFLRIDSCELLEAVPEWIDSLTSLESLHIFKCPRLKSLPHEISNLSNLKTLNLVGCSRELAERCQSPSGEDWPKIQHILNITIQPA encoded by the coding sequence ATGGGAGGAAGTAAGTTCACCAAAGAGGCGCGCTTGTTTTTTTCTACTTCAAACCAGCTAGTATCCCCCTTCAAGGATGCTAGGAAAATCAACGGTATTACCGGGGAACTCAGTCGCGTTGCAAGAAACTATGCTCAATTTGGAAGCATAGTTAGCTCTTCAACTTTGAACCAAACCCGAATATTGAGTAATGTATCGGGGTCTTATATGAGTACTGATATGGTAATTGGACGAGATGGAGACAGGGATAATATGGTAAGCTCGCTGTTAGACTCCTCCCCTGCTGCTGGTGTCCTCCCTGTTGCTTCCTTTGTCGGAATTGGTGGAGTTGGGAAGACTACATTGGCTCAGTATGTGTACCATGATAAAAGGATTAAAACATATTTTGATTTGCAGCTTTGGGTTTCCGCCACCCAAGATTTTAATGTCAAGGATGTGTTACGGCAAATGGTGACATGTGCCACTGATGAAAAAGCTCTCGACTGCGGGATTGATCAGCTCCAACGGCGTCTATATCAAACAATTGCTGGGAAGAGGTTTTTGCTTGTTTTGGATGGTGTGTGGGATGACGACAGTTTGAGAGGGAAATGGATCGAACTGAGAGCACTGCTCAGGGTCGGGGCTCAGGGGAGTAAAGTTCTCCTTACCACACGTAGCAAAACAGTTGCTAAAATTATTGGGACACAAGACCCATTAATTGTTGGCGATTTAGGAGATGATGATTCATTACTCCTCTTTCAATATGTGGCTGCTACAGAATGGCATGAGCCAGGGGTGGAGGCCATCGCGAAGGAGATTACAAAGATGTGTCCTAAAGTTCCCCTTGTTATACGGGCAATTGGAAGCCTTTTAGCGGGGAAACATACTGTCCAGGAATGGCGAGCTTTTAGGAATGCTCAGCTTGCAAATTTTGCCTCCTATGGAAGTGATGTCATTGGCACACTCAAACTCAGTTACGGTCAGTTAGGTACAAGGCTAAAACTTTGTGTTGTATACTGCTCTTTGTTCCCAAAGGGATTCCGATTCAAAAAAACTATTCTCGTTCGTCTTTGGATCGCCATGGGATATGTTGAAGCCGAGTACACAGACCAAAATCCAGAAGAGATGGGAGAAGGATATGTGTTGTGCTTGTTAAGTCGAGGATTTTTCTACTGTAACAACATGGATGGGTATTATAAGTGTCCTGACAGTTTTCAGATGCACAACCTGATGCATGATTTAGTGCTCTCGATTGCTGGGTATTATAAGATGGCAGATTCAAATACAAATGAATTTGATGAAAGAGTCTGTCATGTATCATTCAATTTAGCAGAAGACGAGTCGTCTTTGAAAGTCCCATCATCACTATTCAAAATCAAGCAGTTGAAGTCGTTCCTTCTCCCTCTTCAATGGGGTATGAGTTCTAATCCTAAGCAAGTTAGACTTTTCCCATTAAATGATATATCTATATTCAGAATGGTGTCGTTGAGGGTACTGCGGATGCATGGGCTGGGGATTAATAAACTGCCAAGATCACTAGGCAAACTGATCCACTTGAGGTATCTCGATTTTTCGGACAACCTTTTCCGTAAACTCCCCGAATCAATTACACAGCTAGTGAATCTTTACTTACTTGACCTATCTTATTGTGAAAACCTTGAAGCGTTGCCCGAGGACATAAACAAGCTAGTGATGCTGAGACACCTTAACCTCCTTAAGTGTGACAAATTGAGTCATATGCCCAAGGGGTTGCGAAGTTTGACGAGTCTTGAAACACTAAATTATTTCATTGTGGGAAAACCAAGCAACTCTCTCACTCTTTATGGATCTAACGCTAAATTGGCGGGTGATCTGGCAGACCTAGGCGGCCTTGATAATCTTAAGGGCTATCTGAGAATCGTTTTGGTGGATCGAtcaaaggatatagtgtcagaagCCAAAGCTGCAAATCTGAACAGGAAAGAGATTACTGTGTTTAATATGATATTTAGAGAGAGCAATATAGAAGACGAGATGGTGCTAGAGAACCTCAAACCCAGTGCTAGTCTAGAAATACATTTATGGCTTCCGAATCTGGTTCATATTGAAATAGTTGAGTGCAAAGAATGTATAAATATGTGCTCCTTTGGAAGACTCCCTCGTCTACAGTGTCTAATCTTAGAGAGATTGGATAAGGTGGAGTACATAGAAGAAAATGGTAGTAGCAACAAAAGTGACATGGTAGTTCTAGCGGACGAGTGCCCTTCTGCTCCCTTATTCCCATCCCTGGAACAACTCCGCCTCATAGACATACCTGAGTTGAAGGGATGGTGGAGTATGACAGAGTCTGCTCAAGATTGCAGTCAGAATCAACTCCTGAAATTGATGCCTGCATTTCCCAAATTGGCGAATGTGCAAATGGACATGAAGGTGGTCATTTCATTGGCACAAGTGTTTCTACAACGTCTTTCTTCTTTAGTTACTCTCTCTGTTGTTGGGAAAACGAAGGTGGTAGCAGATCAAACATGTGGTCCTTCAAATATGCCTGCTAAGCAGAGACAACCTGTCGTTTTCCTCAACAGCTACCTTCCCTGGCTCCGTCACCTATCTTTTTACGATAATAATCAAATGGAACATCTCCCTGAGGAGTTTCGAGGTATGTCTTCTTTGACATTCCTAAGGATAGACTCCTGTGAATTATTAGAGGCGGTTCCAGAGTGGATTGACAGCCTCACCTCCCTCGAAAGCCTTCATATATTTAAATGCCCAAGATTGAAATCACTGCCGCACGAGATCAGTAACCTATCCAACTTGAAGACACTAAACCTTGTAGGATGCTCAAGGGAGCTTGCGGAGAGATGCCAATCGCCATCAGGAGAAGACTGGCCCAAAATTCAACATATTCTCAACATTACCATTCAACCCGCCTAA
- the LOC141656842 gene encoding disease resistance protein RGA2-like isoform X1 has product MAESMVTELVKSIGEKVGSEVWKTIVDAANIESQIKGLEDIKNTIEATLLDADSSQVCSHSQRDILEKLERGLAKLIDFQDAKAAKAKQKQLMGGSKFTKEARLFFSTSNQLVSPFKDARKINGITGELSRVARNYAQFGSIVSSSTLNQTRILSNVSGSYMSTDMVIGRDGDRDNMVSSLLDSSPAAGVLPVASFVGIGGVGKTTLAQYVYHDKRIKTYFDLQLWVSATQDFNVKDVLRQMVTCATDEKALDCGIDQLQRRLYQTIAGKRFLLVLDGVWDDDSLRGKWIELRALLRVGAQGSKVLLTTRSKTVAKIIGTQDPLIVGDLGDDDSLLLFQYVAATEWHEPGVEAIAKEITKMCPKVPLVIRAIGSLLAGKHTVQEWRAFRNAQLANFASYGSDVIGTLKLSYGQLGTRLKLCVVYCSLFPKGFRFKKTILVRLWIAMGYVEAEYTDQNPEEMGEGYVLCLLSRGFFYCNNMDGYYKCPDSFQMHNLMHDLVLSIAGYYKMADSNTNEFDERVCHVSFNLAEDESSLKVPSSLFKIKQLKSFLLPLQWGMSSNPKQVRLFPLNDISIFRMVSLRVLRMHGLGINKLPRSLGKLIHLRYLDFSDNLFRKLPESITQLVNLYLLDLSYCENLEALPEDINKLVMLRHLNLLKCDKLSHMPKGLRSLTSLETLNYFIVGKPSNSLTLYGSNAKLAGDLADLGGLDNLKGYLRIVLVDRSKDIVSEAKAANLNRKEITVFNMIFRESNIEDEMVLENLKPSASLEIHLWLPNLVHIEIVECKECINMCSFGRLPRLQCLILERLDKVEYIEENGSSNKSDMVVLADECPSAPLFPSLEQLRLIDIPELKGWWSMTESAQDCSQNQLLKLMPAFPKLANVQMDMKVVISLAQVFLQRLSSLVTLSVVGKTKVVADQTCGPSNMPAKQRQPVVFLNSYLPWLRHLSFYDNNQMEHLPEEFRGMSSLTFLRIDSCELLEAVPEWIDSLTSLESLHIFKCPRLKSLPHEISNLSNLKTLNLVGCSRELAERCQSPSGEDWPKIQHILNITIQPA; this is encoded by the coding sequence ATGGCTGAATCGATGGTGACGGAGTTGGTTAAAAGTATTGGTGAGAAAGTGGGTTCTGAAGTTTGGAAAACAATAGTAGATGCAGCTAACATTGAATCTCAAATAAAAGGGCTTGAGGATATCAAAAATACTATTGAAGCTACACTTCTTGATGCAGATTCATCGCAGGTGTGCAGTCATTCTCAACGAGATATTCTTGAGAAGCTTGAACGTGGACTTGCTAAATTAATCGATTTCCAAGATGCAAAGGCTGCAAAAGCCAAGCAGAAACAACTCATGGGAGGAAGTAAGTTCACCAAAGAGGCGCGCTTGTTTTTTTCTACTTCAAACCAGCTAGTATCCCCCTTCAAGGATGCTAGGAAAATCAACGGTATTACCGGGGAACTCAGTCGCGTTGCAAGAAACTATGCTCAATTTGGAAGCATAGTTAGCTCTTCAACTTTGAACCAAACCCGAATATTGAGTAATGTATCGGGGTCTTATATGAGTACTGATATGGTAATTGGACGAGATGGAGACAGGGATAATATGGTAAGCTCGCTGTTAGACTCCTCCCCTGCTGCTGGTGTCCTCCCTGTTGCTTCCTTTGTCGGAATTGGTGGAGTTGGGAAGACTACATTGGCTCAGTATGTGTACCATGATAAAAGGATTAAAACATATTTTGATTTGCAGCTTTGGGTTTCCGCCACCCAAGATTTTAATGTCAAGGATGTGTTACGGCAAATGGTGACATGTGCCACTGATGAAAAAGCTCTCGACTGCGGGATTGATCAGCTCCAACGGCGTCTATATCAAACAATTGCTGGGAAGAGGTTTTTGCTTGTTTTGGATGGTGTGTGGGATGACGACAGTTTGAGAGGGAAATGGATCGAACTGAGAGCACTGCTCAGGGTCGGGGCTCAGGGGAGTAAAGTTCTCCTTACCACACGTAGCAAAACAGTTGCTAAAATTATTGGGACACAAGACCCATTAATTGTTGGCGATTTAGGAGATGATGATTCATTACTCCTCTTTCAATATGTGGCTGCTACAGAATGGCATGAGCCAGGGGTGGAGGCCATCGCGAAGGAGATTACAAAGATGTGTCCTAAAGTTCCCCTTGTTATACGGGCAATTGGAAGCCTTTTAGCGGGGAAACATACTGTCCAGGAATGGCGAGCTTTTAGGAATGCTCAGCTTGCAAATTTTGCCTCCTATGGAAGTGATGTCATTGGCACACTCAAACTCAGTTACGGTCAGTTAGGTACAAGGCTAAAACTTTGTGTTGTATACTGCTCTTTGTTCCCAAAGGGATTCCGATTCAAAAAAACTATTCTCGTTCGTCTTTGGATCGCCATGGGATATGTTGAAGCCGAGTACACAGACCAAAATCCAGAAGAGATGGGAGAAGGATATGTGTTGTGCTTGTTAAGTCGAGGATTTTTCTACTGTAACAACATGGATGGGTATTATAAGTGTCCTGACAGTTTTCAGATGCACAACCTGATGCATGATTTAGTGCTCTCGATTGCTGGGTATTATAAGATGGCAGATTCAAATACAAATGAATTTGATGAAAGAGTCTGTCATGTATCATTCAATTTAGCAGAAGACGAGTCGTCTTTGAAAGTCCCATCATCACTATTCAAAATCAAGCAGTTGAAGTCGTTCCTTCTCCCTCTTCAATGGGGTATGAGTTCTAATCCTAAGCAAGTTAGACTTTTCCCATTAAATGATATATCTATATTCAGAATGGTGTCGTTGAGGGTACTGCGGATGCATGGGCTGGGGATTAATAAACTGCCAAGATCACTAGGCAAACTGATCCACTTGAGGTATCTCGATTTTTCGGACAACCTTTTCCGTAAACTCCCCGAATCAATTACACAGCTAGTGAATCTTTACTTACTTGACCTATCTTATTGTGAAAACCTTGAAGCGTTGCCCGAGGACATAAACAAGCTAGTGATGCTGAGACACCTTAACCTCCTTAAGTGTGACAAATTGAGTCATATGCCCAAGGGGTTGCGAAGTTTGACGAGTCTTGAAACACTAAATTATTTCATTGTGGGAAAACCAAGCAACTCTCTCACTCTTTATGGATCTAACGCTAAATTGGCGGGTGATCTGGCAGACCTAGGCGGCCTTGATAATCTTAAGGGCTATCTGAGAATCGTTTTGGTGGATCGAtcaaaggatatagtgtcagaagCCAAAGCTGCAAATCTGAACAGGAAAGAGATTACTGTGTTTAATATGATATTTAGAGAGAGCAATATAGAAGACGAGATGGTGCTAGAGAACCTCAAACCCAGTGCTAGTCTAGAAATACATTTATGGCTTCCGAATCTGGTTCATATTGAAATAGTTGAGTGCAAAGAATGTATAAATATGTGCTCCTTTGGAAGACTCCCTCGTCTACAGTGTCTAATCTTAGAGAGATTGGATAAGGTGGAGTACATAGAAGAAAATGGTAGTAGCAACAAAAGTGACATGGTAGTTCTAGCGGACGAGTGCCCTTCTGCTCCCTTATTCCCATCCCTGGAACAACTCCGCCTCATAGACATACCTGAGTTGAAGGGATGGTGGAGTATGACAGAGTCTGCTCAAGATTGCAGTCAGAATCAACTCCTGAAATTGATGCCTGCATTTCCCAAATTGGCGAATGTGCAAATGGACATGAAGGTGGTCATTTCATTGGCACAAGTGTTTCTACAACGTCTTTCTTCTTTAGTTACTCTCTCTGTTGTTGGGAAAACGAAGGTGGTAGCAGATCAAACATGTGGTCCTTCAAATATGCCTGCTAAGCAGAGACAACCTGTCGTTTTCCTCAACAGCTACCTTCCCTGGCTCCGTCACCTATCTTTTTACGATAATAATCAAATGGAACATCTCCCTGAGGAGTTTCGAGGTATGTCTTCTTTGACATTCCTAAGGATAGACTCCTGTGAATTATTAGAGGCGGTTCCAGAGTGGATTGACAGCCTCACCTCCCTCGAAAGCCTTCATATATTTAAATGCCCAAGATTGAAATCACTGCCGCACGAGATCAGTAACCTATCCAACTTGAAGACACTAAACCTTGTAGGATGCTCAAGGGAGCTTGCGGAGAGATGCCAATCGCCATCAGGAGAAGACTGGCCCAAAATTCAACATATTCTCAACATTACCATTCAACCCGCCTAA